The following are from one region of the Thermococcus cleftensis genome:
- a CDS encoding PEGA domain-containing protein — MRHAGFIVALGMILALLSPLATAAAPTWTKGIGVYSVCISPDGRAIFAGVEDGVYLFDRNGTEVWHTELPEAIKLLAVSPDMKYVVGAGEKDVYVINASSGEFLWSTDTKGKIESLAASGDRFVVGTLFSVEAYRYTGKLTFLRFPETQTTGGVAMAAEVGYSVGFADKAIVVAGDKVIYYRADGTEGWKYDPYADSSADRNFEALAISPDNSLIAAGGKDGVWILDVYGTFRDKLTVPNVIDLEFTPDGEYIAILTSDGKVYLADRNGNVEWSKATRGVPKNLAVTLHYVGIATDKGVEVLTIKDGSSVNFYDLGNTNSVAGTEKADYLAAGGEKLGFFNFNYAVLTVKTNPSGAEVYINGVYKGTSPLSLTINPGKYKITVSMEGYYSNETTVTLDLGESETVTLTLEKRSEIETPTGTVTTTTTSPQVSMEKYRLGGQEINFQPSEGYLREVSSYAIQKTEELIDKMNGLGYSADLAGPILEKARQEYLNGNYAAARDKALEAWITAFREFWVQYDTAILSKGGIDVSPVEESYKSGNLEDALGKAVSMSGKLEGEQKELFDAADGAAAVVDEYWRKDVRLWNYVDPLLDSAGKFKDGDVKGAKELAENARAALENVGKNGEKALSEILAQARTGGLSEEKLKEFEMGNFGDVETETQTKEGGGGICGPGLFAIPALLPALLHRRVRR, encoded by the coding sequence ATGAGGCACGCAGGATTTATCGTGGCCCTGGGCATGATACTTGCCCTTCTGTCCCCCCTAGCAACTGCAGCTGCACCCACCTGGACGAAGGGCATCGGAGTTTACTCGGTGTGCATATCCCCGGACGGGAGGGCGATATTCGCAGGGGTGGAAGATGGGGTGTACCTCTTCGACCGGAACGGAACCGAGGTGTGGCACACGGAACTGCCTGAGGCCATCAAACTCCTCGCGGTTTCGCCGGACATGAAGTACGTGGTGGGGGCAGGAGAGAAGGACGTCTACGTGATAAACGCCTCCAGCGGAGAGTTCCTCTGGAGCACTGACACGAAGGGGAAGATAGAGAGCCTGGCCGCTTCGGGGGACAGGTTCGTCGTGGGGACGCTCTTCAGCGTTGAGGCCTACAGATACACCGGAAAGCTGACGTTCCTGCGCTTTCCCGAAACCCAGACCACAGGCGGGGTTGCCATGGCGGCAGAGGTCGGCTACTCGGTTGGATTCGCGGACAAAGCAATAGTCGTAGCGGGGGACAAGGTCATCTACTACCGGGCCGATGGAACCGAAGGGTGGAAGTACGACCCCTACGCCGACTCCAGCGCCGACAGGAACTTCGAGGCCCTGGCAATAAGCCCGGACAACTCCCTGATAGCGGCCGGCGGAAAGGACGGGGTCTGGATACTCGACGTCTACGGGACGTTCCGCGATAAGCTGACGGTTCCAAACGTCATCGACTTGGAGTTCACCCCGGACGGGGAGTACATAGCGATCCTTACCTCGGACGGAAAGGTTTACCTGGCGGACAGGAACGGAAACGTTGAATGGTCAAAGGCGACCAGAGGTGTCCCCAAGAACCTGGCGGTCACGCTCCACTACGTCGGAATCGCGACCGATAAAGGAGTAGAGGTACTGACGATAAAGGACGGCTCATCTGTGAACTTCTACGACCTTGGCAACACGAACTCCGTGGCCGGGACGGAAAAGGCCGATTACCTGGCCGCAGGGGGAGAAAAGCTCGGCTTCTTCAACTTCAACTACGCGGTCCTCACGGTGAAGACCAACCCAAGCGGGGCCGAGGTTTACATAAACGGTGTTTATAAGGGCACGTCGCCGCTCAGCCTGACTATCAATCCAGGAAAATACAAAATCACGGTGAGCATGGAGGGCTACTACTCGAACGAAACGACCGTTACCCTGGATCTGGGAGAGAGCGAAACGGTGACGCTGACCCTGGAGAAGAGGTCCGAGATAGAGACCCCAACCGGAACGGTCACCACCACTACCACCAGCCCACAGGTATCGATGGAAAAATACAGACTCGGCGGCCAGGAGATCAACTTCCAGCCCTCTGAGGGCTACCTGCGCGAGGTGTCCAGCTACGCCATTCAGAAAACGGAGGAACTGATTGACAAGATGAACGGGCTTGGATACAGCGCGGACCTCGCGGGGCCCATTCTTGAGAAGGCGAGGCAGGAATACCTTAACGGAAACTACGCGGCCGCGAGGGATAAGGCTCTTGAGGCGTGGATAACCGCATTCAGGGAGTTCTGGGTCCAGTATGATACGGCCATACTGTCGAAAGGGGGCATCGACGTAAGCCCCGTTGAGGAGAGCTACAAATCTGGGAACTTGGAGGACGCCCTCGGAAAGGCGGTGTCCATGAGCGGAAAGCTGGAAGGAGAGCAGAAGGAGCTGTTCGATGCGGCTGATGGAGCCGCGGCGGTCGTGGACGAGTACTGGAGGAAGGACGTCCGCCTCTGGAACTACGTTGATCCACTCCTCGACTCGGCCGGGAAGTTCAAGGACGGTGACGTGAAGGGTGCGAAGGAGCTGGCGGAGAATGCAAGGGCTGCACTGGAAAACGTGGGCAAGAACGGGGAGAAGGCACTCAGCGAGATACTGGCCCAGGCAAGAACCGGAGGACTGAGCGAGGAGAAGCTGAAGGAGTTTGAAATGGGCAACTTCGGCGATGTTGAGACCGAGACGCAGACCAAGGAGGGCGGCGGTGGCATCTGCGGGCCAGGGCTCTTCGCTATTCCCGCACTGCTTCCGGCACTGCTCCACCGGAGGGTGAGGAGGTAA
- a CDS encoding SNF7 family protein, translating to MSVLSRFFGKKNPLDIPLPKLRESQIKLEYQIEKVEKEIASIDQEIARLFEKAKKARTKSEELTIATKIKTLNQRKKNLQKTHMALNKQLMLISNLVIIKENESILRGTPTWDLLKRMSPEELESHLTEMQLDAQNFNENLNRMLGMTDQTIGTGVEFEEDEELAEIMRTIHAVKEGELEPDAAAEKVTGEERTKRKEDWLEEL from the coding sequence ATGAGCGTCCTCTCCCGCTTTTTTGGAAAGAAGAACCCCCTTGACATACCCCTTCCAAAGCTCAGGGAGAGCCAGATCAAGCTGGAGTACCAGATAGAGAAGGTGGAGAAGGAGATAGCCTCGATAGACCAGGAGATAGCGAGGCTCTTTGAAAAAGCCAAAAAGGCAAGAACCAAGAGCGAGGAGCTGACGATAGCGACGAAGATAAAGACCCTCAACCAGCGCAAGAAGAACCTCCAGAAGACCCACATGGCCCTCAACAAGCAGCTGATGCTCATCAGCAACCTCGTGATAATCAAGGAGAACGAGAGCATACTCAGGGGCACACCCACCTGGGACCTGTTGAAGAGAATGTCGCCCGAGGAGCTCGAAAGCCACCTTACCGAGATGCAGCTCGACGCCCAGAACTTCAACGAGAACCTCAACAGAATGCTCGGAATGACCGACCAGACCATCGGGACCGGCGTTGAGTTCGAGGAGGACGAGGAGCTGGCGGAGATAATGAGGACGATACATGCTGTAAAGGAGGGCGAGCTGGAGCCTGACGCTGCCGCCGAGAAGGTGACCGGTGAAGAGAGGACAAAGAGGAAGGAGGACTGGCTGGAAGAGCTTTGA
- a CDS encoding chromosome assembly protein has product MKIRDMFGRKNTIEKLSLRELQAEEIRLRNRLERLKKDINQIEKRKKQLFQEGIGADKLKKKMLAQEIKSLDMEQKLKLKDFTTAQKQYTLIKNLIIVKKYEKELRKTGVWEKLNSVEPEELEQALIKINLDGKEFDEMVDSLNRVFEMEVAEFEETEDQTERELMKAWSQVEAGEADVEDVAEKVVSIDRRLEEDEEL; this is encoded by the coding sequence ATGAAAATACGTGATATGTTTGGAAGGAAGAACACCATCGAAAAGCTCTCGCTGAGGGAGCTTCAGGCCGAGGAGATAAGGCTGAGGAACAGGCTCGAGAGGCTCAAGAAGGACATCAACCAGATTGAAAAGAGGAAGAAGCAGCTCTTCCAGGAGGGAATCGGAGCTGACAAGCTCAAGAAGAAGATGCTCGCCCAGGAAATCAAGAGCCTCGACATGGAGCAGAAGCTCAAGCTCAAGGACTTCACCACTGCCCAGAAGCAGTACACCCTCATAAAGAATCTGATAATCGTGAAGAAATACGAGAAGGAGCTGAGGAAGACCGGGGTCTGGGAGAAGCTCAACAGCGTCGAGCCGGAGGAGCTGGAGCAGGCGCTGATAAAGATAAACCTCGACGGCAAGGAGTTCGACGAGATGGTGGACAGCCTCAACAGGGTCTTCGAGATGGAGGTTGCGGAGTTCGAGGAGACCGAGGACCAGACCGAGCGGGAGCTCATGAAGGCCTGGAGCCAGGTCGAGGCAGGAGAGGCTGACGTTGAGGACGTCGCCGAGAAGGTCGTCTCCATAGACCGCAGGCTCGAGGAGGACGAGGAGCTATGA